CGGCATCGACCGACCCGAGCGTGGCCCTGGCCCGCTGGAGGGCGCTGTTGACCGCAGGGACGCTGGTGTCCAACAGCTCGGCGACCTCGGTCGCCTGCCAGCGGAGCACCTCGCAGAGGATCAGGACCGCCCGCTGGCGGGCCGGTAGGCGTTGCAGGGCGGCGACGAAGGCCAGGCGGACGCTGTCGCGAGCGGCGGCCAGCTCGGCGGGGTCGGCCTCCGGTGGCAGCACCCGGTCGTCGGCGATCGGGGAGACCCAGGAGCCGTCGGAAAGGACGCCTTCCAGAGACGACTCCACAGGCGGACGCGAGGGTCCGAGCTCCATGGGGCGGGCCCGACGCTGGCGGCCGCGGAGGGCGTCGAGGCACACGTTGGTGGCGATGCGGTACAGCCACGATCGCACGCTCGAGCGCCCCTCGAAGCCCTGGCCAGCCCTCCAGGCCCGCACCAGCGTCTCCTGGACGGCGTCCTCGGCGTCGAAGCCCGAGCCGAGCATCCGGTAGCAGTAGGCGGTGAGCTCGCGCCGGTGGCCCTCGAGGTCCTCGGGCGCAAGGGCATGGGAAGGCATGGTCACGGGGGTAGATGATACGGCGGCCAGCACCTGAGTCGACATGTGAGTAGGACGACTGGAGAGCCCGGAACTTATCGCGCCACGCCAACTGGCCGTTCGTGGGGGAGCTCGGCAGGAAGACGCCGTGGATGGCCGGACCGGGACCTACGGCGGAAGCAGCCTAGCTGGCGAGACGGCGCTCGATCTCGTCCAGCCGCTGGAGGATCTCATCGAGCACCGACGGCGGCGCCGCGGGCGAGGTCGAGTCGTGCCGGCGCCGGTGGATGTGTCCGGCCAGGGTGGTGACGACCGTCCGACGCGTCGTCCGCAGCTCGACGCCCATGCGCCGCAGCACCTTGGCGGCCAGACCCTCGTCGGTCGCCACCAGGCCGAGGAGCAGATGCTCGCACCCGATGTAGTTGTGCCCGAGCCCGACCGATTCCCGCAACGACGCTTCGAGCGCCTTCTTGGCCGTTGGCGTGAACCGCGTCCGCCCTCGCGCCTTCTCCGATGGAGCCTCCATCGAGGCCAGCAGCTCGCTCCGCACGTCGTCGGGCTCGACATCGAGGGCCTTCAGCACCTCGAGGGCCAGGTTGCCACCCTCGTCCAACACGCCCAACAGGAGGTGCTCGGGGCCGACGGCCTTGTGGCCCCGCCCGCGGGCCACGTCCTGCGCGCAGGCGACGGCCTGACGAGCGCGGGGGGTGAACCTGGTGAACGGTCCGTAGCTCGGCTCCGTCGTCGGCGCCTCCTCGGAGCCCCGCAGGGCGCTCACCTCACGCACGGCTCCCTCGAGCGCCGACTGGCAGATGGCCGACACCGGCACCTGGGCGTCCCGCACGGCGTCGGCGAGCTCGTCAGATAGGTACACGTTGATCTTCGGCATGGGGTTATAATGGGGTTATATCTCGGCCGTTGTCAAGAGCGTGGGGGTGGGCGGGGC
The Acidimicrobiales bacterium DNA segment above includes these coding regions:
- a CDS encoding sigma-70 family RNA polymerase sigma factor, with the protein product MPSHALAPEDLEGHRRELTAYCYRMLGSGFDAEDAVQETLVRAWRAGQGFEGRSSVRSWLYRIATNVCLDALRGRQRRARPMELGPSRPPVESSLEGVLSDGSWVSPIADDRVLPPEADPAELAAARDSVRLAFVAALQRLPARQRAVLILCEVLRWQATEVAELLDTSVPAVNSALQRARATLGSVDAEVSPAAVEDDQRELLARYVDAFERYDIDALVRLLRDDAVQSMPPYAMWLQGADDIGRWMLGLGIGCRGSRLIPTSANGSPAFGQYRPDPAGGHAPWALQVIEISGDL
- a CDS encoding Clp protease N-terminal domain-containing protein, whose protein sequence is MPKINVYLSDELADAVRDAQVPVSAICQSALEGAVREVSALRGSEEAPTTEPSYGPFTRFTPRARQAVACAQDVARGRGHKAVGPEHLLLGVLDEGGNLALEVLKALDVEPDDVRSELLASMEAPSEKARGRTRFTPTAKKALEASLRESVGLGHNYIGCEHLLLGLVATDEGLAAKVLRRMGVELRTTRRTVVTTLAGHIHRRRHDSTSPAAPPSVLDEILQRLDEIERRLAS